In the genome of Halostella limicola, one region contains:
- a CDS encoding DUF7504 family protein: MHTEHGGGVPEGTTFSQELAALKREGSNILVVGTATDDAHVLACRRLLGQSQDDPRRRLFVFTDGHSACERLPENGCGPVRIVRQGDEAAFADRPDVSEAVVDSRMLSALGTEIIAGVNEFEDEVDGFDPAELRVCVDSVAPLLEEHPPENVFRLLHMVTSRIRQASGMGHFHLDVGKDSDAVHLLEPLFDAVVEVREQGGNVEHRWHLRDQEVSSGWIDL; encoded by the coding sequence ATGCACACTGAGCACGGCGGGGGCGTTCCCGAGGGGACGACGTTCTCTCAGGAACTCGCGGCGCTGAAACGAGAGGGGAGTAACATCCTTGTGGTGGGGACCGCGACGGACGACGCCCACGTGCTCGCCTGCCGTCGCCTGCTCGGTCAGTCGCAAGACGATCCGCGGCGACGGCTGTTCGTGTTCACCGACGGCCACAGCGCCTGCGAGCGCCTCCCCGAGAACGGCTGCGGTCCCGTCCGGATCGTTCGGCAGGGCGACGAGGCGGCGTTCGCCGACCGCCCGGACGTCTCCGAAGCCGTCGTCGACAGCCGGATGCTGAGCGCGCTCGGCACGGAGATAATCGCCGGCGTCAACGAGTTCGAGGACGAGGTAGACGGGTTCGACCCCGCCGAGCTCCGCGTCTGCGTCGACTCGGTTGCACCGCTTCTCGAGGAGCATCCGCCCGAGAACGTGTTCCGTCTGCTCCACATGGTGACCTCCCGCATCCGGCAGGCGTCGGGCATGGGGCATTTCCACCTCGACGTCGGCAAGGATTCCGACGCCGTTCACCTGCTGGAGCCGCTGTTCGACGCCGTCGTCGAGGTCCGCGAGCAGGGCGGGAACGTCGAACATCGCTGGCACCTCCGCGACCAGGAGGTATCGAGCGGCTGGATCGACCTCTGA
- a CDS encoding ABC transporter substrate-binding protein: MSHNVGRRDILRGIGVAGTIGVAGCIGSENGGGGGGGGGGGPDLLNVIGYPQSGIQLFRDYYSESDGSEDIIVPDGLRDGSMPGQVGNDMANVTGTAPAAGGPNQQAFNDLYQDQYDESPGVFTSQSYDSVAILILANVAAGENSGPAVKEQMRRIANPDGEEYGPGEFVQAVEAVANGENVNYQGASSSTNFNEAGDPASAAYSIWEFEGADSESINTIETQTFEGENPDGAGPSADESPGGLGREVLVGILLPETGDLASVGGPMINAAELPARQVNNADIDLTVNAQFEDTQTSPDQGISAAESLVSAGVPAVCGSASSGVNVPVSQEVFIPNEVVGCSPSSTALSVTNLDDNDYIFRTAPSDLLQGRVMAQVAAERLEAETAATLYVNNDYGQQLSERFSEVFQDQFDGEVLNQVSFNKNESSYSSVIESALSE, encoded by the coding sequence ATGTCACATAACGTGGGAAGGCGTGACATCCTTAGAGGGATCGGAGTAGCGGGTACGATCGGCGTCGCCGGCTGCATCGGCAGCGAGAACGGTGGCGGCGGCGGCGGCGGTGGCGGCGGCGGCCCCGACCTCCTGAACGTCATCGGGTACCCCCAGAGCGGCATCCAGCTATTCCGGGATTACTACAGCGAGTCCGACGGTTCCGAGGACATCATCGTTCCTGACGGGCTTCGCGACGGGTCGATGCCCGGCCAGGTCGGTAACGACATGGCCAACGTCACCGGGACGGCACCGGCCGCCGGCGGTCCGAACCAGCAGGCGTTCAACGACCTGTATCAGGACCAGTACGACGAGAGCCCGGGCGTGTTCACCTCACAGTCGTACGACTCGGTCGCCATCCTCATCCTCGCAAACGTCGCGGCGGGGGAGAACAGCGGACCGGCGGTCAAAGAGCAGATGCGCCGCATCGCCAACCCCGACGGCGAGGAGTACGGCCCCGGCGAGTTCGTCCAGGCCGTCGAAGCCGTCGCCAACGGTGAGAACGTCAACTACCAGGGTGCGTCCAGTTCGACGAACTTCAACGAGGCCGGGGACCCGGCGTCCGCGGCGTACTCCATCTGGGAGTTCGAGGGGGCCGACTCCGAGTCGATAAACACCATCGAGACCCAGACCTTCGAGGGCGAGAACCCGGACGGCGCCGGTCCGAGCGCCGACGAGTCACCGGGCGGTCTCGGCCGCGAGGTCCTCGTCGGCATCCTCCTGCCCGAGACCGGCGACCTCGCCTCCGTCGGCGGTCCGATGATCAACGCCGCCGAACTGCCGGCGAGGCAGGTCAACAACGCCGACATAGACCTGACGGTCAACGCCCAGTTCGAGGACACGCAGACCTCCCCGGACCAGGGTATCAGCGCCGCCGAGTCGCTCGTCAGCGCGGGCGTCCCGGCAGTCTGTGGCTCCGCGTCCTCCGGCGTGAACGTCCCCGTCTCGCAGGAGGTGTTCATCCCGAACGAGGTCGTCGGCTGCTCGCCGTCCAGCACGGCGCTGTCGGTCACGAACCTCGACGACAACGACTACATCTTCCGAACCGCGCCGAGCGACCTGCTTCAGGGTCGCGTCATGGCACAGGTCGCGGCCGAGCGGCTGGAAGCCGAAACCGCCGCGACGCTGTACGTGAACAACGACTACGGCCAGCAGCTGTCCGAGCGGTTCAGCGAGGTGTTTCAGGACCAGTTCGACGGTGAGGTGCTGAACCAGGTGAGCTTCAACAAGAACGAATCGTCGTACAGCTCCGTCATCGAGTCGGCGCTGTCGGAGTAA
- a CDS encoding ABC transporter ATP-binding protein, which produces MALLEVRNLDAGYGDLQILSDVDLDVAEEEYVTIVGPNGAGKSTVMKSVFGLTSHMGGTVTFAGEDITAAPPEDIIHKGLGYVPQNDNVFAALSVQENLEMGAYILDEVPEESLRMVYDRFPILEERKDQKAGTMSGGQQQMLAMGRALMLDPDLLLLDEPSAGLAPDLVDEMFDKVDEINEAGTAILMVEQNAKEALRRCDRGYVLANGENKFVDSGTALLNDQEVRQEFLGG; this is translated from the coding sequence ATGGCCCTGCTCGAAGTCCGTAACCTGGACGCCGGTTACGGCGACCTCCAGATCCTCTCCGACGTGGACTTAGACGTCGCGGAGGAGGAGTACGTCACCATCGTCGGCCCCAACGGTGCGGGCAAGTCCACGGTGATGAAGTCCGTCTTCGGCCTGACGAGCCACATGGGCGGCACTGTGACGTTCGCGGGCGAGGACATCACCGCCGCCCCGCCGGAGGACATCATCCACAAGGGGCTCGGCTACGTGCCGCAGAACGACAACGTGTTCGCGGCGCTCTCGGTCCAGGAGAACCTGGAGATGGGCGCGTACATCCTCGACGAGGTGCCCGAGGAGTCGCTTCGGATGGTGTACGACCGCTTCCCCATCCTCGAGGAGCGCAAGGACCAGAAGGCCGGCACGATGAGCGGCGGACAGCAGCAGATGCTCGCCATGGGGCGTGCCCTGATGCTCGACCCCGACCTCCTGTTGCTCGACGAACCGAGCGCCGGCCTCGCGCCGGACCTCGTCGACGAGATGTTCGACAAGGTCGACGAGATCAACGAGGCGGGCACCGCGATCCTCATGGTCGAGCAGAACGCCAAGGAGGCGCTCCGGCGCTGCGACCGCGGCTACGTGCTCGCGAACGGCGAGAACAAGTTCGTCGACAGCGGCACCGCGCTCCTGAACGACCAGGAGGTCCGCCAGGAGTTCCTCGGCGGGTAG
- a CDS encoding DUF5785 family protein, producing MDWPHDPDDEKGSEGMRKYGMAILAKKLDDEEDFPLDVDEFVEEHADEPLRLNHRRVVSVADVFEHVEEDEFEDIVSFHKGVGRAMRAGGFWEYHPKGDDPGKNPA from the coding sequence ATGGACTGGCCGCACGACCCCGACGACGAGAAGGGCAGCGAAGGGATGCGGAAGTACGGGATGGCCATCCTCGCGAAGAAACTCGACGACGAGGAGGACTTCCCGCTCGACGTCGACGAGTTCGTCGAGGAACACGCCGACGAACCGCTCCGCCTGAACCACCGCCGCGTCGTCAGCGTCGCGGACGTCTTCGAACACGTCGAGGAAGACGAGTTCGAGGACATCGTCTCGTTCCACAAGGGCGTCGGCCGCGCGATGCGCGCCGGCGGCTTCTGGGAGTACCACCCGAAGGGCGACGACCCCGGCAAGAACCCGGCCTGA
- a CDS encoding ABC transporter ATP-binding protein, which translates to MSEVTESPDEAAVEADRSAERDRYPLQVQNLQKTFGGINAVDDVSFQVAEGTLTGLIGPNGAGKSTTFNLITGMHDPDRGTVRFNGQDITGLAPHEIANRGLVRTFQIARELEEMTVLENMMLAPKAQRGEKLWRSLTPGVRDDVKRQERELLDRVWEVLDFFEIDHLAEEYAGNLSGGQRKLLEMARALLTDPDMLLLDEPFAGVNPSLEKRLLEHVHELRKDGYTFLIVEHDMDLIMNNCERVIVMHQGKILMEGTPAEVKSSEDVIEAYLGGEV; encoded by the coding sequence ATGAGCGAAGTCACGGAGTCCCCAGACGAAGCGGCGGTCGAGGCCGACCGGTCCGCGGAGCGCGACCGATACCCCCTGCAGGTGCAGAACCTCCAGAAGACGTTCGGCGGCATCAACGCCGTCGACGACGTCTCGTTCCAGGTCGCGGAGGGGACGCTGACGGGACTGATCGGTCCGAACGGCGCCGGCAAGTCGACGACGTTCAACCTCATCACGGGGATGCACGACCCCGACCGGGGGACCGTACGGTTCAACGGACAGGACATCACCGGTCTCGCTCCCCACGAGATCGCGAACCGCGGGCTCGTCAGGACGTTCCAGATCGCCCGCGAACTGGAGGAGATGACCGTGCTTGAGAACATGATGCTCGCGCCGAAGGCCCAGCGCGGCGAGAAGCTCTGGCGGTCCCTCACTCCCGGCGTCCGCGACGACGTCAAGCGTCAGGAGCGGGAGCTGCTCGACCGCGTCTGGGAGGTGCTCGACTTCTTCGAGATCGATCACCTCGCGGAGGAGTACGCGGGGAACCTCTCGGGCGGCCAGCGGAAGCTGCTGGAGATGGCCCGCGCGCTGCTGACCGACCCCGACATGCTCCTGCTCGACGAGCCGTTCGCGGGCGTCAACCCGTCGCTCGAGAAGCGGCTGCTCGAACACGTCCACGAGCTCCGGAAGGACGGGTACACCTTCCTCATCGTCGAGCACGACATGGACCTCATCATGAACAACTGCGAGCGAGTGATCGTCATGCACCAGGGGAAGATACTGATGGAGGGAACGCCGGCGGAGGTCAAGTCGAGCGAGGACGTCATCGAGGCGTACCTCGGAGGTGAGGTCTGA
- a CDS encoding CBS domain-containing protein, with translation MESDVTIRDVMTREYVGVSESDTVLDVVELMREEETGFVVVLRGSDPVGILTEWDVLGVVADEATPGELTVASVMSEPVLTVSPNQALRTAAGKMSRENVRRLVATENGEIVGVLSERDVIAAAASFRRPEDPTRATSSAENQHDSRIAAGSNGEEYSDQSVCETCGALADTLREYNGQLVCTECREV, from the coding sequence ATGGAGAGCGACGTGACGATTCGAGACGTGATGACCAGAGAGTACGTCGGCGTCAGCGAATCGGACACCGTCCTCGACGTCGTCGAACTGATGCGCGAGGAGGAGACGGGGTTCGTGGTCGTTCTCCGGGGGAGCGACCCCGTCGGCATCCTCACGGAGTGGGACGTCCTCGGCGTCGTCGCCGACGAGGCGACCCCCGGCGAGCTGACCGTGGCCTCCGTGATGTCCGAACCCGTCCTCACCGTCTCGCCGAACCAGGCGCTCCGGACCGCGGCCGGGAAGATGTCGCGGGAGAACGTCCGCCGACTCGTGGCGACGGAAAACGGGGAGATCGTCGGCGTCCTGAGCGAGCGCGACGTCATCGCCGCCGCGGCGTCGTTCCGCCGCCCGGAGGACCCGACGCGGGCCACCTCGTCGGCCGAGAACCAGCATGACAGCCGCATCGCGGCCGGGTCGAACGGCGAGGAGTACTCCGACCAGAGCGTCTGCGAGACCTGCGGCGCGCTGGCGGACACGCTCCGGGAGTACAACGGTCAGCTGGTCTGTACCGAGTGCCGGGAAGTCTGA
- a CDS encoding branched-chain amino acid ABC transporter permease, translated as MRGLIVGLAGIGLSMTYSILNFANFAHGDYITIGAFTGMAVSYLVAGFGDADAGSLLLVGSGGSVYGGALGVGIATSPLAVVGGLLIAGVATVALALVIDRFVYKPIRDEGGITLLITSIGVAFALRYLIVFVFGPGVRGTTAAGQQPSISLLFIDGSVRVNAHDVTLLVVSAALMLGVHLLLQRTKLGKAMRAMSDNEDLARITGIPTERVVKSTWIIGGGLTGVAGYMFVLWKGTLGFNDGWLLLLLVFAAVIMGGIGSIYGAIAGGIVIGMTASLSIIWIPSEFGRAAAFVVMILILLFKPQGLFSGGTTA; from the coding sequence ATGCGGGGCCTGATCGTCGGCCTCGCCGGTATCGGCCTCTCGATGACGTACAGCATTCTCAACTTCGCGAACTTCGCACACGGCGACTACATCACCATCGGCGCGTTCACCGGGATGGCCGTGTCGTACTTGGTGGCCGGCTTCGGCGATGCCGATGCCGGGTCGCTGTTGCTCGTGGGCTCCGGCGGCTCGGTGTACGGCGGCGCGCTCGGCGTCGGGATCGCGACGTCGCCGCTGGCGGTCGTCGGTGGACTCCTGATCGCGGGCGTCGCCACCGTCGCGCTGGCGCTGGTGATCGATCGCTTCGTCTACAAACCGATCCGCGACGAGGGCGGCATCACGCTGCTTATCACGAGCATCGGCGTCGCGTTCGCGCTCCGGTATCTCATCGTGTTCGTCTTCGGACCCGGCGTTCGCGGCACGACGGCTGCGGGACAGCAGCCGTCGATCAGCCTCCTGTTTATCGACGGGAGCGTCCGCGTCAACGCCCACGACGTGACGCTGCTCGTCGTGTCGGCCGCGCTGATGCTCGGCGTCCACCTGCTGCTCCAGCGGACGAAACTGGGCAAGGCGATGCGCGCGATGTCCGACAACGAGGACCTGGCGCGGATCACGGGCATCCCGACCGAGCGCGTCGTCAAGTCGACCTGGATCATCGGCGGAGGCCTCACCGGTGTCGCCGGCTACATGTTCGTCCTCTGGAAGGGGACCCTCGGCTTCAACGACGGCTGGCTCCTGCTCTTGCTCGTGTTCGCGGCTGTCATCATGGGCGGCATCGGGTCGATATACGGCGCTATCGCCGGCGGCATCGTCATCGGGATGACGGCGTCGCTCTCCATCATCTGGATCCCCTCCGAATTCGGGCGGGCGGCGGCGTTCGTCGTGATGATCCTCATCCTGCTGTTCAAACCGCAGGGGCTCTTTAGCGGGGGGACGACAGCATGA
- a CDS encoding helicase HerA domain-containing protein, which produces MTESQHVTVGEHRSAGDDSDGDPVTLPVVQLLTGRGFVTGKSGSGKSNTASVIGEELLEAGYPLLIVDTDGEYYGLKEEYELLHAGADEECDIQIGAEHAEKIATLALEENVPVILDVSGYLDENEASELIRETARHLFTKEKKLKKPFLLVVEEVHEYIPEGGGLGETGQMLIKIGKRGRKHGLGILGISQRPADVKKDFITQANWLVWHRLTWENDTKVVGRIVDKEYGEMVSDLGDGEAFLQTDWTEADVRRIQFRRKRTFDAGATPGLDDFERPELKSVSDTLVGDLQDITEQQEQERNRVAELESELERKEERIAELKSELESARDVSAAARKMANALRHGDVAAEDDTQQTQLPTEETDDRQRKRIERLEADLEATRERIEELEAENERLRDENERLAEQAENSENPEVETLEERVDELETALAQKEIKLEQYREYAQEQWASDGASEAGAPDRTASSTEDDARTSADGGSGAAARGTGASGDAPVVSDGNGAEDGRATADDMALLRSDPVQRRIALARRDSLCNEEYAWDVLTLLASEGPLRPRQIEPRVDAPMESVRSLLTELRTDSLVARDDDGAYDFDRRRLRRIRDDEA; this is translated from the coding sequence ATGACCGAGAGCCAGCACGTCACCGTCGGCGAGCACCGGTCGGCGGGCGACGACAGCGACGGCGACCCCGTCACCCTGCCGGTGGTGCAACTCCTCACCGGCCGCGGGTTCGTCACCGGCAAGTCGGGGTCGGGGAAGTCGAACACGGCGAGCGTCATCGGCGAGGAACTGCTCGAAGCGGGCTACCCGCTGCTGATCGTCGACACCGACGGGGAGTACTACGGCCTGAAGGAGGAGTACGAGCTGCTGCACGCGGGCGCCGACGAGGAGTGCGACATCCAGATCGGCGCGGAGCACGCCGAGAAGATCGCCACGCTCGCGCTGGAGGAGAACGTCCCCGTCATCCTCGACGTCTCCGGCTACCTCGACGAGAACGAGGCCTCGGAGCTCATCCGCGAGACGGCGCGGCACCTGTTCACCAAGGAGAAGAAGCTGAAGAAGCCGTTCCTGCTGGTCGTCGAGGAGGTCCACGAGTACATCCCCGAGGGCGGCGGCCTCGGCGAGACGGGCCAGATGCTCATCAAGATCGGCAAGCGGGGGCGCAAGCACGGCCTCGGCATCCTCGGCATCAGCCAGCGCCCCGCGGACGTCAAGAAGGACTTCATCACGCAGGCTAACTGGCTCGTCTGGCACCGCCTCACCTGGGAGAACGACACGAAGGTCGTCGGCCGCATCGTCGACAAGGAGTACGGCGAGATGGTGTCGGACCTGGGCGACGGCGAGGCGTTCCTCCAGACCGACTGGACGGAGGCGGACGTGCGCCGCATCCAGTTCCGCCGGAAGCGGACGTTCGACGCCGGCGCAACGCCCGGCCTCGACGACTTCGAGCGCCCGGAGCTGAAGTCGGTCAGCGACACGCTGGTCGGGGACCTCCAGGACATCACCGAACAGCAGGAGCAGGAGCGCAACCGCGTGGCAGAACTGGAGTCGGAGCTCGAACGCAAGGAGGAGCGCATCGCCGAGCTGAAAAGCGAGCTGGAGTCGGCCCGCGACGTCTCCGCGGCGGCCCGGAAGATGGCGAACGCCCTCCGGCACGGCGACGTGGCCGCCGAGGACGACACCCAGCAGACGCAGCTGCCGACCGAAGAGACCGACGACCGCCAGCGCAAGCGGATCGAGCGACTGGAAGCCGACCTGGAGGCAACCCGCGAGCGGATCGAGGAGCTGGAGGCCGAGAACGAGCGCCTGCGCGACGAGAACGAGCGGTTGGCCGAGCAGGCCGAGAACTCCGAGAACCCGGAAGTCGAGACCCTGGAGGAGCGCGTCGACGAACTGGAGACGGCGCTCGCCCAGAAGGAGATCAAGCTGGAGCAGTACCGGGAGTACGCACAGGAGCAGTGGGCGTCCGACGGCGCGTCGGAGGCCGGCGCGCCGGACCGAACGGCCTCCAGCACGGAAGACGACGCCCGGACGAGCGCGGACGGCGGTAGCGGCGCGGCGGCGCGCGGTACCGGGGCGAGTGGAGACGCCCCGGTAGTCAGCGACGGGAACGGCGCCGAGGACGGGCGCGCCACCGCAGACGACATGGCGCTGCTCCGGTCCGACCCCGTCCAGCGCCGCATCGCGCTCGCCCGCAGGGACTCGCTGTGCAACGAGGAGTACGCGTGGGACGTCCTGACGCTCCTGGCCAGCGAGGGGCCGCTCCGGCCCCGGCAGATCGAACCGCGGGTCGACGCGCCGATGGAGTCGGTTCGGAGCCTGCTGACCGAACTCCGGACGGACTCGCTCGTCGCCCGCGACGACGACGGGGCGTACGATTTCGACCGTCGTCGGCTCCGCCGCATCCGCGACGACGAGGCGTGA
- a CDS encoding cold-shock protein yields MAKGTVDFFNDTGGYGFIDTEDADEDVFFHMEDVGGPDLEEGQEVEFDIEQADKGPRATNLERL; encoded by the coding sequence ATGGCGAAAGGTACGGTCGATTTCTTCAACGACACTGGCGGTTACGGTTTCATCGACACTGAGGACGCAGACGAAGACGTGTTCTTCCACATGGAGGACGTCGGCGGCCCCGACCTGGAGGAAGGTCAGGAAGTCGAGTTCGACATCGAGCAGGCCGACAAGGGCCCGCGCGCGACGAACCTCGAACGCCTGTAA
- a CDS encoding GNAT family N-acetyltransferase, whose translation MDVERPTTDDLDAIVEQWVALATEQRAHGSHLAAEGNREAVRETVARAIVTDCARVARDDGDLLGFVTFEPGSSSYEQDVRRGHVQNLYVRPDARGAGVGAALLDAAERALASAGADVVSLEALADNAAARRFYRREGYDVHRVTMEKSLADESDNHSKGDR comes from the coding sequence ATGGACGTCGAACGACCCACGACGGACGACCTGGACGCCATCGTCGAGCAGTGGGTGGCACTCGCGACCGAGCAGCGAGCGCACGGCTCCCACCTCGCCGCCGAGGGGAACCGCGAGGCGGTGCGGGAGACCGTCGCCCGGGCCATCGTCACCGACTGCGCGCGCGTCGCCCGCGACGACGGCGACCTGCTCGGGTTCGTCACCTTCGAACCCGGGAGCAGTTCCTACGAACAGGACGTGCGGCGAGGGCACGTCCAGAACCTCTACGTCCGCCCCGACGCGCGGGGCGCCGGCGTCGGCGCGGCGCTGCTCGACGCCGCGGAGCGCGCGCTCGCGAGCGCCGGCGCGGACGTCGTCTCGCTCGAAGCCCTGGCGGACAACGCGGCCGCCCGCCGGTTCTACCGGCGCGAGGGGTACGACGTGCACCGGGTCACGATGGAGAAGTCGCTCGCGGATGAAAGCGACAATCACTCAAAGGGTGACCGCTAA
- a CDS encoding branched-chain amino acid ABC transporter permease has translation MTGSGLRAQARDLLNRDVGLVLAVLGGIYLAYILAGVAFGFGLRGQLNSIANLTFYVAVFGMLALALNLHWGYTGLFNIGVIGFMGIGVYVTAIFAKPPAAQGGAAQVGGFGLPLGVAAVLGVLGAALFGLLVGLPALRLRADYLAIVTIAFSEIMRFTFMSGTFQTFDVPDTVDLTVAGVTLFSYDPAADTVGLGGGRGLILNYADPLEALLKTLFLWDPYLALVDIVAVAIPNNPKPVVDGLVYGLVLLGVVGLYYWLLTWTGESPFGRVLKAIREDEDVANSLGKDTNMFKLKSFVLGCALMGFAGVLWYAGRGSITPPSFRPNITFFVWIALIIGGAGSNTGSVLGGAVFAALLYEGPRYFKNLVEAAVDIPDGPGSFGQAMAPLGASLDPVPFLVYTLNSISQLRLVIMGLVLIWLMHNRPEGMLGHRKEIAASVDLSRPDRGGPDEDVAVADGGERR, from the coding sequence ATGACGGGGAGCGGTCTTCGCGCCCAGGCGAGAGACCTGCTGAACCGCGACGTTGGGCTCGTGCTGGCGGTGCTCGGCGGCATATATCTCGCGTACATCCTCGCCGGAGTCGCCTTCGGATTCGGCCTCCGCGGCCAGCTCAACTCGATAGCGAATCTCACCTTCTACGTCGCAGTGTTCGGCATGCTGGCGCTCGCGCTGAACCTCCACTGGGGGTACACCGGCCTGTTCAACATCGGCGTCATCGGGTTCATGGGGATCGGCGTCTACGTGACGGCGATCTTCGCCAAGCCGCCCGCGGCGCAGGGCGGGGCGGCGCAGGTCGGCGGGTTCGGCCTGCCGCTCGGCGTGGCTGCCGTCCTCGGCGTCCTCGGGGCCGCGCTGTTCGGCCTCCTCGTCGGTCTGCCGGCGCTGCGCCTCAGGGCGGACTACCTCGCGATCGTCACGATCGCGTTCTCGGAGATCATGCGGTTCACCTTCATGTCGGGCACGTTCCAGACGTTCGACGTGCCGGACACCGTCGATCTCACCGTCGCGGGGGTGACCCTGTTCAGCTACGACCCGGCCGCCGATACGGTCGGACTCGGCGGCGGACGGGGGCTCATCCTCAACTACGCGGATCCCCTGGAAGCGCTGTTGAAGACGCTGTTCCTCTGGGATCCCTACCTCGCGCTGGTGGATATCGTCGCCGTCGCGATCCCGAACAATCCCAAGCCAGTGGTCGACGGCCTCGTCTACGGACTGGTGCTGCTCGGCGTCGTCGGCCTCTACTACTGGCTGCTCACGTGGACCGGGGAGTCGCCGTTCGGGCGCGTCCTCAAGGCGATCCGCGAGGACGAGGACGTCGCGAACTCGCTCGGGAAAGACACCAACATGTTCAAGCTGAAGTCGTTCGTCCTCGGCTGCGCGCTGATGGGCTTTGCCGGGGTCCTCTGGTACGCCGGCCGCGGGAGCATCACGCCCCCGTCGTTCCGGCCCAACATCACGTTCTTCGTCTGGATCGCGCTGATCATCGGCGGCGCGGGGTCGAACACGGGAAGCGTCCTCGGCGGCGCTGTCTTCGCGGCGCTGCTGTACGAGGGGCCGCGGTACTTCAAGAACCTCGTCGAGGCGGCGGTTGACATCCCGGACGGCCCCGGGAGCTTCGGCCAGGCGATGGCTCCGCTGGGCGCCTCGCTCGACCCGGTGCCGTTCCTGGTGTACACGCTGAATAGCATCAGCCAACTCCGACTCGTGATCATGGGTCTCGTGCTGATCTGGCTGATGCACAACCGCCCCGAGGGGATGCTCGGTCACCGCAAGGAGATCGCCGCCAGCGTCGATCTCTCGCGCCCCGACCGCGGCGGGCCGGACGAGGACGTCGCGGTGGCCGACGGGGGTGAGCGGCGATGA
- a CDS encoding AEC family transporter, protein MSLLSALTTAILPVLSVAGVGFLLGRYREVDVDPLAVVTLYVLMPALVFHSLVTTPISGATAATLFAGVGAFTAVMVVASEAVGRLVGEQSPTLGSLVLSSTFPNAGNYGIPLSAFAFGAIGRSTAVLYIAAQSVLMYTLGVYVASRGASTSARDAVLTVFRLPLVYAVVLAGIAQLLGVVPPADSTVMQTLKLTGDSSIPVMLLLLGIQLANTTYGTAVIRTAPAVALKLFVAPVAALGVALAVGLDGPVGRVFVLECAMPAAVTPLMLTVEFGEGGGEVSAAEYVSTAIMVSTLASVVTLTALIAVLRSGTFL, encoded by the coding sequence ATGTCGCTGTTGTCGGCGCTGACGACGGCTATCTTGCCGGTTCTCTCCGTGGCGGGCGTCGGGTTTCTCCTCGGTCGGTACCGCGAAGTAGACGTGGATCCCCTCGCGGTCGTCACGCTGTACGTCCTCATGCCGGCGCTCGTCTTCCACAGCCTCGTCACGACGCCGATCTCGGGCGCGACCGCGGCGACCCTGTTCGCCGGCGTCGGCGCGTTCACCGCCGTCATGGTCGTCGCCTCGGAGGCCGTCGGGCGACTCGTCGGCGAGCAGTCGCCGACGCTCGGCTCGCTGGTCCTCTCTAGCACCTTCCCGAACGCGGGCAACTACGGCATCCCCCTGTCCGCCTTCGCGTTCGGCGCGATCGGCCGGAGCACGGCGGTGCTGTACATCGCCGCCCAGTCGGTGCTGATGTACACGCTCGGCGTCTACGTCGCCTCCCGCGGCGCGTCGACGTCCGCCCGCGACGCCGTGCTGACCGTGTTCAGGCTCCCGCTCGTCTACGCGGTCGTCCTCGCGGGCATCGCGCAACTGCTCGGCGTCGTCCCGCCGGCCGACTCCACCGTGATGCAGACGCTCAAGCTCACGGGCGACTCGTCGATCCCGGTCATGCTGCTCCTGCTCGGCATCCAGCTGGCGAACACGACCTACGGGACGGCCGTCATCCGCACCGCGCCCGCCGTCGCGTTGAAACTGTTCGTCGCGCCGGTGGCCGCCCTCGGCGTCGCGCTCGCAGTGGGCCTCGACGGCCCGGTCGGCCGGGTGTTCGTCCTCGAGTGCGCGATGCCCGCCGCGGTGACGCCGCTGATGCTCACTGTCGAGTTCGGTGAGGGCGGCGGGGAGGTCTCCGCCGCCGAGTACGTGAGCACGGCGATCATGGTCTCGACGCTCGCAAGTGTGGTGACGCTCACCGCGCTCATCGCGGTGCTGAGGTCGGGGACGTTCCTCTGA